From Streptomyces chrestomyceticus JCM 4735, one genomic window encodes:
- a CDS encoding helix-turn-helix domain-containing protein produces MNRKELNPDSSPQAAFGARLRSSRESHGWKQEDLAEHMGYSSTHISAVETGRKIPTLRFSRSADRAFGTEGIADTFERQWREIKHGALLEGFPEFVGHEGRAAEIRLYEVGVMPGLLQTSDYASALADSAVRRGAITAEQASERVSLVAERQAVLRRTSPPLVLAVLDESCLRRTVGEPAVMEAQFAHLIDFAKLPNTILHVAPFTMGADRPFDLPITVITLMDRSLMSYAESAQRGHLERECTSVVPLLTAYHQLQAAALSQSASVAMIEQLRKGTP; encoded by the coding sequence TTGAACCGCAAGGAGTTGAACCCGGACAGCAGTCCGCAGGCGGCCTTCGGGGCACGTCTGCGCAGCTCGCGCGAGAGCCATGGGTGGAAGCAGGAAGATCTGGCCGAGCACATGGGGTACTCCAGTACGCACATCTCAGCCGTTGAAACCGGTCGGAAGATTCCAACCTTGCGCTTTTCGCGCAGCGCTGACCGCGCCTTCGGCACCGAAGGGATAGCCGACACGTTCGAGCGGCAATGGCGCGAGATCAAGCACGGCGCACTGCTGGAGGGGTTCCCGGAGTTCGTGGGGCACGAAGGCCGGGCAGCGGAGATCCGGCTGTACGAAGTCGGTGTCATGCCGGGACTTCTTCAAACGTCGGATTACGCATCCGCCCTAGCCGACAGCGCTGTTAGACGGGGCGCGATCACGGCAGAGCAGGCAAGCGAGCGAGTCTCACTCGTCGCCGAGCGTCAAGCCGTGTTGCGTCGGACGTCTCCGCCGTTGGTTCTGGCAGTGCTGGATGAGAGCTGCCTGCGCCGCACCGTTGGCGAGCCTGCGGTGATGGAAGCCCAGTTTGCGCACCTGATCGACTTCGCCAAGCTCCCCAACACCATCCTTCACGTGGCCCCGTTCACCATGGGTGCGGATAGGCCGTTCGACTTGCCGATCACGGTGATCACGCTGATGGACCGTTCTCTGATGTCGTACGCGGAGTCAGCCCAGCGAGGGCACCTCGAACGAGAATGCACCTCGGTAGTGCCCCTACTGACGGCCTACCATCAGTTACAGGCCGCAGCCCTCTCTCAGTCGGCTTCCGTGGCCATGATCGAACAGCTAAGAAAGGGCACACCGTGA
- a CDS encoding DUF397 domain-containing protein: MTTEPLHWFKSSYSNNGGQCIEVATNLAVSHGVVPVRDSKNPNGPHLTLSTDAWSGLVEFARHTAV; encoded by the coding sequence GTGACCACCGAACCCCTCCACTGGTTCAAGTCCTCCTACAGCAACAACGGCGGTCAGTGCATAGAGGTCGCCACCAACCTCGCCGTCTCGCACGGCGTGGTCCCCGTCCGCGACTCCAAGAACCCCAACGGCCCACACCTGACGCTCAGCACGGACGCATGGTCCGGCCTGGTCGAGTTCGCCCGGCACACGGCCGTCTGA
- a CDS encoding DUF397 domain-containing protein, translating to MQFAQQAPRWLKSSYSDNGGQCVEAAINLIASRGVVSVRDSKDPDGPVLSLAPDAWAGLISFARQAGI from the coding sequence ATCCAGTTCGCCCAGCAGGCCCCCCGCTGGCTCAAGTCCTCGTACAGCGACAACGGCGGCCAGTGCGTAGAAGCCGCCATCAACCTCATTGCTTCGCGCGGCGTGGTGTCGGTCCGGGACTCCAAGGACCCCGACGGGCCGGTCCTGTCCCTCGCCCCGGACGCATGGGCCGGGCTGATCTCGTTCGCCCGGCAGGCAGGCATCTGA